A single window of Natronocella acetinitrilica DNA harbors:
- the hemL gene encoding glutamate-1-semialdehyde 2,1-aminomutase, giving the protein MNHSQSLFETAQEYLPGGVNSPVRAFKGVGGTPIFIRRAEGPYLYDEDHNRYIDFVCSWGPAVVGHAHPEVVEAVCEAAAGGLSFGAPTEAETRMAKAIRGLVPSMERLRMVNSGTEATMSALRLARGFTGRDVIVKFEGNYHGHVDSLLVKAGSGALTLGTPTSPGVPESVVKDTVTLNYNDPEDARRAFSEMGERVAAVIVEPVAGNMNCVPGTQDFLNTLRSLCTEHGAVLIFDEVMSGFRAALGGAQAHYEITPDLTCLGKVVGGGMPVGAFGGRRDIMEHLAPLGPVYQAGTLSGNPVAMAAGIKTLEIISRPGLFQRLEQSTSYLAQGIRDRAREVGLPLQVNQVGSMFGVFFTEQDTPVTSYAHVMNCDVDRFRRFFHAMLAEGVYMAPSAFEGGFTSITHDEGVMDDTLNAFSRVFAQLKR; this is encoded by the coding sequence ATGAATCATTCCCAGTCCCTGTTCGAGACGGCGCAGGAGTATCTTCCCGGAGGCGTGAATTCCCCGGTGCGGGCATTCAAGGGAGTGGGCGGGACACCGATCTTCATTCGCCGCGCCGAGGGGCCCTACCTCTATGACGAGGACCACAACCGCTACATCGACTTCGTCTGCTCCTGGGGTCCGGCGGTGGTGGGTCACGCCCATCCCGAAGTGGTCGAAGCCGTTTGTGAGGCCGCAGCGGGCGGGCTGAGTTTTGGCGCTCCCACGGAGGCTGAGACGCGCATGGCAAAGGCGATTCGTGGCCTGGTGCCGTCCATGGAGCGGCTGCGCATGGTCAACTCGGGCACCGAGGCCACCATGAGCGCGCTGCGCCTGGCCCGTGGCTTCACCGGCCGGGATGTGATCGTCAAGTTCGAGGGCAATTATCACGGTCATGTGGATTCGCTGCTGGTCAAGGCCGGTTCTGGTGCCCTGACCCTGGGCACGCCGACGTCTCCCGGCGTGCCGGAGAGCGTGGTCAAGGACACGGTGACCCTCAACTACAACGATCCGGAGGATGCCCGGCGCGCCTTCTCGGAAATGGGGGAGCGGGTTGCGGCGGTGATTGTCGAGCCGGTGGCCGGCAACATGAACTGCGTGCCGGGCACGCAGGATTTCCTGAACACCCTGCGCAGCCTCTGCACGGAACATGGTGCGGTGCTCATTTTCGACGAGGTGATGTCAGGATTCCGCGCCGCCCTGGGTGGCGCGCAGGCGCACTACGAAATCACCCCGGATCTGACCTGCCTGGGCAAGGTGGTTGGCGGCGGCATGCCGGTGGGTGCCTTCGGTGGCCGACGCGACATCATGGAGCATCTGGCGCCGCTTGGCCCCGTCTATCAGGCCGGGACGCTGTCGGGTAACCCGGTGGCCATGGCTGCAGGTATCAAGACACTGGAGATCATTTCCCGTCCGGGACTGTTCCAGCGGCTGGAACAGTCCACCAGCTACCTGGCACAGGGAATCCGGGATCGGGCACGAGAGGTCGGCTTGCCGCTGCAGGTCAATCAGGTGGGGAGCATGTTCGGCGTTTTCTTCACCGAGCAGGACACGCCGGTGACATCCTATGCACACGTCATGAACTGTGACGTGGACCGCTTCCGGCGGTTCTTCCACGCCATGCTGGCGGAGGGTGTCTACATGGCGCCATCGGCCTTTGAGGGCGGCTTTACCTCCATTACCCATGACGAGGGAGTGATGGACGACACGCTGAATGCCTTCTCCCGGGTTTTCGCGCAGTTGAAGCGGTAG
- the argE gene encoding acetylornithine deacetylase, which produces MAATPSLMHMIQDLIAIPSVSSVNPSLDQSNRPVVERLAEWLEPLGFAIEFQQVPSDPGKVNLIATLGRGEGGLVLAGHTDTVPFDDSGWSSDPFKLSRRDGRLYGLGTSDMKAFLALAIEAARDYRPEDMRRPLVILATADEESGMTGAKALVDAEKRLGRHAVIGEPTGMKPVNVHKGVMMESIRIRGRSGHSSDPSFGASALEGMVRVLNDIIAWRQQLQSRHIDPRFSVPVPTMNLGHIHGGDNPNRICASCELQIDIRPLPGMSIEELRTTLGQRVVRALGDLSLQIEVVPLFPGLPAMETLAGAEIVRATEALTGSEAQAVPFGTEGPFFRDLGMDVVIMGPGDIDQAHQPDEFLLEDRLQPTVDRLRTLIRQFCVDETVASLRQ; this is translated from the coding sequence ATGGCCGCAACGCCGTCGCTGATGCACATGATCCAGGATCTGATCGCCATTCCGTCGGTCAGCAGCGTCAACCCGTCCCTGGACCAGAGCAATCGCCCGGTGGTGGAACGCCTTGCCGAGTGGCTGGAACCATTGGGCTTTGCCATCGAATTCCAGCAGGTTCCCAGTGACCCGGGCAAGGTGAACCTGATCGCCACCCTGGGTCGTGGGGAGGGGGGGCTCGTGCTTGCCGGGCATACCGATACCGTGCCCTTCGATGACTCGGGCTGGAGCAGCGACCCCTTCAAACTGAGCCGGCGTGATGGTCGCCTCTACGGCCTCGGCACGTCGGACATGAAAGCCTTTCTGGCGCTGGCCATTGAAGCGGCCCGCGACTATCGCCCCGAAGACATGCGCCGCCCGCTGGTGATTCTTGCCACCGCCGACGAGGAAAGTGGCATGACCGGTGCCAAGGCGCTGGTGGACGCCGAGAAACGGTTGGGTCGCCATGCTGTCATTGGCGAGCCCACCGGCATGAAGCCGGTGAATGTGCACAAGGGTGTGATGATGGAGTCCATCCGCATTCGCGGTCGATCCGGGCACTCCAGCGATCCATCCTTTGGCGCCAGTGCCCTGGAGGGCATGGTGCGGGTGCTGAACGATATCATCGCCTGGCGACAGCAGTTGCAGTCCCGGCACATAGATCCGCGCTTTTCGGTACCGGTGCCCACCATGAACCTCGGGCATATTCACGGCGGCGACAATCCGAACCGCATCTGCGCAAGCTGCGAGCTGCAAATCGATATCCGGCCCCTGCCCGGCATGTCCATCGAGGAGTTGCGGACCACGCTTGGGCAACGGGTGGTGCGCGCCCTGGGCGATCTGTCGCTGCAGATCGAGGTGGTACCACTGTTTCCCGGTCTGCCGGCCATGGAGACCCTTGCCGGTGCCGAGATCGTGCGTGCCACGGAAGCGCTGACCGGCAGTGAGGCGCAGGCGGTACCCTTCGGCACCGAAGGTCCGTTCTTCCGCGACCTGGGCATGGACGTGGTCATCATGGGCCCCGGAGATATTGACCAGGCGCATCAGCCCGATGAGTTCCTGCTGGAGGATCGACTGCAGCCCACCGTGGATCGTCTGCGGACGCTGATCCGCCAGTTCTGTGTCGACGAGACCGTGGCGAGCCTCCGTCAATGA
- the cpdA gene encoding 3',5'-cyclic-AMP phosphodiesterase — protein sequence MTDGPASNARDSVCLLQLTDPHLFSDGQGALAGVSTSATWHSVLSEVQRRGPRPDAVLVTGDLVHDHRESTYRRLMDDLQVFDAPVYVLPGNHDDGSLMASVFADHDTIRWVGHVVLGEWLVVMLDSTIAGSPGGHLSSDELDRLARTLRDHAERPTLVALHHHPVDVGSAWIDAIGVDNGQDLMELLERHPQARIVLWGHVHQEVDQRLGALRMLATPSTCIQFLPGARNFTLDEIAPGWRYLRLQADGGVETWVERLERLPTGLDLSLRGY from the coding sequence ATGACCGATGGCCCCGCCAGCAACGCCAGGGATAGCGTCTGCCTTCTGCAGCTGACCGATCCGCACCTGTTCAGTGACGGCCAGGGAGCACTGGCGGGGGTCAGCACCAGCGCGACCTGGCACAGCGTATTGAGCGAGGTGCAGCGCCGTGGGCCGCGGCCCGACGCCGTGCTGGTGACTGGCGACCTGGTTCATGATCACCGCGAATCCACCTATCGGCGGCTGATGGACGACCTGCAGGTCTTCGACGCGCCGGTGTACGTTCTGCCCGGCAACCATGATGACGGTTCCCTCATGGCGTCGGTCTTTGCCGATCATGACACTATTCGCTGGGTTGGTCATGTCGTCTTGGGCGAGTGGTTGGTGGTGATGCTGGACTCCACCATCGCAGGCTCCCCCGGCGGCCATCTGTCGTCGGATGAGCTTGATCGGCTGGCGCGTACGCTGCGCGACCATGCCGAGAGGCCCACCCTGGTGGCCCTGCATCATCACCCCGTTGACGTCGGCTCCGCCTGGATCGATGCCATCGGCGTCGACAACGGCCAGGACTTGATGGAACTGCTTGAGCGCCATCCCCAGGCCCGGATCGTCCTGTGGGGACATGTCCACCAGGAAGTGGATCAACGCCTCGGCGCCCTGAGAATGCTTGCCACGCCGTCCACCTGTATTCAGTTCCTGCCGGGAGCAAGGAATTTCACCCTCGACGAGATTGCACCGGGCTGGCGTTACCTGCGACTGCAGGCCGATGGTGGCGTCGAGACATGGGTCGAGCGATTGGAGCGGTTACCAACAGGCCTGGACCTGAGCCTGCGGGGCTACTGA
- a CDS encoding tetratricopeptide repeat protein — translation MGFKHVSRGVAALALALLLAGCAGVGSSAPSERFDEGRAAWEAGDYSRAFELMVAEAEAGNADAQYTVGYMYYTGQGVQRDERAAIRWIQRAAGNGSARAMQALGELANIGARYHGDENGDDEGAAGEIFD, via the coding sequence ATGGGATTCAAGCATGTCTCGCGGGGCGTCGCCGCTCTGGCGCTTGCCCTGCTGCTCGCCGGCTGCGCCGGCGTCGGCTCAAGCGCGCCCAGCGAACGGTTCGACGAGGGCCGCGCCGCCTGGGAGGCCGGAGACTACAGTCGTGCCTTCGAGTTGATGGTCGCGGAGGCCGAGGCCGGCAATGCCGATGCGCAGTACACCGTTGGCTACATGTATTACACCGGCCAGGGCGTTCAACGGGACGAGCGAGCAGCCATACGCTGGATCCAACGCGCGGCCGGCAACGGCAGCGCGCGCGCCATGCAGGCGCTGGGAGAGCTTGCCAACATCGGCGCGCGCTATCACGGCGACGAAAACGGCGATGATGAAGGCGCCGCAGGCGAGATCTTCGATTAG
- the argA gene encoding amino-acid N-acetyltransferase, translated as MSTDYVQWFRRSAPYINAHRGRTFVISLGGEAVESEEFASLVHDVALLNSLGIRVVLVAGTRPQIEQRLAARGGSLRYHGGLRITDDLALSCVKEAAGTVRVELEALLSMGVANSPMAGFRLQVASGNFVTARPLGVRDGVDFLHTGEVRRIDHAGINERLDAGAIVLLAPLGYSPTGEVFNLAAEEVALAAAQALQADKLLYLVEQALPRDASGALLRELDLHQAQRVAQGLQGSGEAEAEFRRLLEGAVRACQGGVQRVHLLERRGDGHLLLELFTRDGVGTLVTGNPFESIRQARVDDVGGILELIEPLEREGLLVRRSREHLETQIGEFTVIERDGAVIASAALSPHPAAGLGELACFAIHGDYRSSGRGDQLLRHVEKEARRQGLDAIFVLTTRTAHWFQERGFRPAELDELPVERRKMYNLKRNSKVFFKQL; from the coding sequence ATGAGCACCGATTACGTCCAGTGGTTCCGGCGCAGCGCGCCCTATATCAATGCGCACCGGGGGCGGACTTTCGTCATCAGCCTGGGCGGGGAGGCCGTGGAGTCGGAGGAGTTCGCCAGCCTGGTGCACGACGTGGCGCTCCTGAACAGTCTGGGCATCCGCGTGGTCCTGGTGGCGGGTACCCGGCCGCAGATCGAGCAGCGCTTGGCGGCTCGCGGCGGTTCGCTGCGCTACCACGGTGGCTTGCGCATTACCGATGATCTGGCCCTGTCCTGTGTCAAGGAAGCTGCCGGCACGGTGCGGGTGGAACTGGAGGCGCTGTTGTCCATGGGCGTGGCGAACTCGCCCATGGCGGGGTTTCGCCTGCAGGTCGCCTCGGGGAATTTCGTAACGGCACGTCCTCTCGGCGTGCGTGACGGGGTGGATTTTCTCCACACCGGTGAAGTCCGGCGCATTGATCATGCCGGCATCAACGAGCGGCTGGACGCGGGAGCCATCGTGCTGCTGGCCCCGCTGGGGTACTCGCCCACCGGGGAGGTGTTCAATCTCGCGGCGGAAGAGGTGGCGCTGGCGGCAGCCCAGGCCTTGCAGGCCGACAAGCTGCTCTACCTGGTGGAGCAGGCTCTGCCGCGGGATGCCTCTGGCGCACTGCTGCGCGAGCTGGATCTCCACCAGGCTCAGCGCGTTGCCCAGGGGTTGCAGGGGAGCGGTGAGGCCGAAGCCGAGTTCAGGCGCTTGCTGGAGGGTGCCGTGCGTGCCTGTCAGGGCGGCGTGCAGCGGGTGCACCTGCTGGAGCGCCGTGGTGATGGCCACCTGTTGCTCGAGCTGTTTACCCGGGACGGCGTCGGCACCCTGGTCACCGGCAACCCGTTCGAGTCCATCCGTCAGGCCCGGGTGGATGACGTCGGCGGTATCCTGGAGTTGATTGAGCCGCTGGAGCGCGAAGGCTTGCTGGTGCGACGCTCGCGGGAGCATCTGGAAACACAGATCGGCGAGTTCACCGTCATCGAACGCGATGGCGCGGTGATTGCCAGCGCGGCGCTGTCACCCCATCCGGCGGCTGGTCTGGGTGAACTTGCCTGCTTTGCGATACATGGCGACTACCGCAGCAGCGGCCGTGGTGATCAACTCTTGCGACATGTAGAGAAGGAGGCGCGGCGTCAGGGCCTGGACGCGATCTTCGTGCTCACCACCCGCACCGCGCACTGGTTCCAGGAGCGGGGTTTCCGGCCCGCCGAATTGGACGAGCTACCGGTGGAGCGCCGGAAGATGTACAACCTGAAGCGCAATTCGAAGGTGTTCTTCAAGCAGCTTTGA
- a CDS encoding thymidylate synthase yields the protein MQQYLDLMRLVRDHGVRKEDRTGTGTRSIFGHQMRFDLAAGFPLVTTKKIHLKSVIHELLWFLSGDSNIRYLKDNGVSIWDEWADENGDLGPVYGVQWRSWPTPDGQHIDQISRVVEQIRRNPDSRRIMVTAWNPAEVDAMALPPCHALFQFYVAEDRLSCQLYQRSADIFLGVPFNIASYALLTLMVAQVTGLKPGELIHTLGDAHLYSNHLEQAELQLSREPYPLPTMHLDPAVTDLFAFRFEDFRLEGYQHHPHIRAPVAV from the coding sequence ATGCAACAGTATCTTGATCTCATGCGACTGGTACGGGATCACGGCGTGCGCAAGGAAGACCGGACCGGCACCGGCACCCGCTCGATCTTCGGTCACCAGATGCGCTTTGACCTGGCCGCCGGCTTTCCCCTGGTGACCACCAAGAAAATCCACCTCAAGTCCGTGATCCACGAACTTCTGTGGTTCCTGAGCGGCGACAGCAACATTCGGTACCTGAAGGACAACGGTGTCAGCATCTGGGACGAGTGGGCCGACGAGAACGGTGACCTAGGCCCGGTGTACGGAGTGCAATGGCGCTCCTGGCCGACACCCGACGGACAGCACATAGACCAGATCAGCCGCGTGGTGGAACAGATTCGGCGCAACCCCGATTCCCGGCGGATCATGGTTACAGCCTGGAATCCGGCGGAAGTCGACGCCATGGCCCTGCCGCCCTGCCATGCCCTGTTCCAGTTCTATGTTGCCGAGGACAGACTCTCCTGCCAGCTCTACCAGCGCAGTGCCGATATCTTCCTCGGCGTGCCTTTCAACATTGCCTCCTACGCGCTGCTGACACTGATGGTCGCCCAGGTGACAGGACTCAAACCGGGGGAGCTCATCCACACCCTGGGCGATGCGCATCTCTACAGCAACCACCTGGAACAGGCGGAACTGCAGCTGTCCCGGGAACCCTATCCGCTGCCGACCATGCATCTCGATCCGGCGGTGACCGATCTGTTCGCCTTCCGGTTCGAGGATTTTCGCCTGGAGGGCTATCAGCACCATCCGCATATACGGGCACCCGTAGCGGTCTGA
- the thiE gene encoding thiamine phosphate synthase — MSNVHHRLSGLYVITDGQSRSLQVLIDRARAVLDGGARVLQYRDKTDDAPRRLREALALCGLCRDAGALFIVNDDSRLAAACGADGVHLGRDDGAIDQARGLLGPEALIGVSCYNSLERAEALQRAGASYLAFGAVYPSPTKPGAIQVSMDTLREARQRFKLPLVAIGGITAENAAPLAALGLDALAVISAVFSAAEPATAARRICQVMQAAREYQ; from the coding sequence ATGTCCAACGTCCATCACCGCCTATCGGGGCTGTATGTCATCACCGATGGCCAGTCGCGATCCCTGCAGGTGCTGATCGACCGGGCCCGGGCGGTGCTCGACGGCGGGGCGCGGGTGCTGCAGTACCGGGACAAGACCGATGACGCCCCGCGACGGCTGCGGGAGGCATTGGCGCTGTGCGGCCTGTGCCGTGACGCCGGGGCGCTTTTCATCGTCAACGACGACAGTCGGCTTGCCGCCGCCTGCGGCGCGGATGGCGTTCATCTGGGGCGGGATGATGGCGCAATCGACCAGGCCCGCGGACTGCTGGGCCCCGAGGCCCTGATTGGCGTGTCCTGTTACAACTCGCTGGAGCGGGCGGAGGCCTTGCAGCGGGCTGGTGCCTCGTATCTGGCGTTCGGTGCGGTGTACCCGTCGCCGACCAAGCCCGGGGCGATTCAGGTATCCATGGATACCCTGCGCGAGGCGCGCCAGCGCTTCAAGCTGCCGCTGGTGGCCATTGGTGGCATAACTGCGGAGAATGCCGCGCCGCTGGCCGCGCTGGGCCTCGATGCCCTGGCCGTGATCAGCGCCGTGTTCAGTGCGGCTGAACCGGCGACGGCGGCGCGGCGGATCTGCCAGGTCATGCAGGCTGCTCGGGAGTATCAGTGA
- a CDS encoding class I SAM-dependent rRNA methyltransferase has protein sequence MTENTPSLWLKRGEERRLRAGHLWIFGNEVDTARSALNELPPGTPVVIRTNAGKALGTGYANPHSLIAGRLISRDPERLLDESLLVHRLNLALAARRRHFASDHYRLIHGDADGLSGLVIDRYGDVCVVQPNTAGMELALDAIIRALQRAVAPSAILIRADSGLRVLEGLESYVRWAEGEPREFLELEENGCRFRVSATEGQKTGWYYDHRANRARLAPYVRGLRVLDVFSYVGGWGVQALAAGASAVTCIDSSAAALDRAQENAALNGVGEGLTAVEGDAFEALQALREERERYDVVILDPPAFVKRRKDLRNGLAGYRRLNQLAMQVLDKDGILVSASCSSHVSADDLLKEVLGGARHLDRSLQIQEYGGHAPDHPEHPAIPETRYLKAWYCRVLPAWSTP, from the coding sequence ATGACCGAGAATACTCCATCCTTGTGGCTGAAGCGCGGCGAGGAACGGCGGCTGCGCGCAGGGCATCTGTGGATTTTCGGCAATGAGGTGGATACGGCGCGCTCGGCGCTGAACGAACTGCCGCCGGGCACGCCTGTGGTGATACGCACCAATGCGGGGAAGGCGCTGGGCACCGGATACGCCAACCCTCACTCGCTCATCGCCGGACGACTGATCAGCCGCGATCCGGAGCGCCTGCTGGACGAGTCGCTGCTGGTACACCGACTGAACCTGGCGCTGGCGGCACGGCGGCGCCACTTCGCCAGCGATCACTATCGGCTGATTCACGGCGATGCCGACGGCCTCTCTGGCCTGGTTATTGACCGTTACGGCGACGTCTGCGTGGTGCAGCCCAACACCGCCGGAATGGAACTGGCGCTGGATGCCATCATCCGCGCGCTGCAACGGGCAGTGGCACCGTCCGCCATCCTTATCCGCGCCGACAGTGGATTGCGTGTGCTTGAGGGGCTGGAGAGCTATGTTCGCTGGGCGGAGGGAGAGCCCCGGGAATTTCTCGAACTGGAGGAGAACGGCTGCCGCTTCCGCGTCTCGGCAACCGAGGGGCAGAAAACCGGCTGGTACTACGACCATCGGGCCAACCGTGCCCGGCTGGCGCCCTACGTGCGAGGCCTGCGGGTACTGGACGTGTTCTCTTATGTCGGTGGCTGGGGCGTGCAGGCGCTGGCGGCGGGGGCGTCTGCGGTCACCTGTATCGACAGCTCCGCTGCAGCGTTGGACCGGGCCCAGGAAAACGCGGCACTCAATGGTGTGGGCGAGGGGCTGACGGCCGTCGAGGGCGACGCCTTCGAGGCGCTGCAGGCCCTGCGGGAAGAGCGCGAGCGCTATGACGTGGTGATTCTGGACCCACCGGCTTTCGTCAAGCGGCGCAAGGATCTGCGCAATGGTCTCGCCGGCTACCGACGACTCAATCAGCTTGCCATGCAGGTTCTGGACAAGGACGGCATCCTGGTCAGCGCCTCGTGCTCATCCCACGTCTCTGCCGACGATCTGTTGAAGGAGGTGCTGGGTGGCGCCCGACACCTTGACCGCAGCCTGCAGATTCAGGAGTACGGCGGCCACGCTCCGGACCACCCGGAACACCCCGCCATTCCGGAAACCCGCTACCTGAAGGCCTGGTACTGCCGGGTGCTGCCGGCCTGGAGCACACCCTAG
- a CDS encoding O-methyltransferase: MTRRSLAMNDALQTYLQEIQAQPSPLEQRLMSETATLPGAKMQIALEQARFMRMLVAITGARRCLEIGTFTGFSALAVAQALPEDGTLLTLDLNPETTAIARRYWDEAGVGGKITARIGPALEAVAMLLEDHEAGFDFIFIDADKANYPRYFELCVELIHPGGLILVDNVLWSGRVVDGDDHSADTEGIRAFNRLVRDEPRVDHCVIPLADGLTLARRLPG; encoded by the coding sequence ATGACGCGCCGCAGCCTTGCCATGAATGATGCCTTGCAGACCTACCTGCAGGAGATTCAGGCACAGCCGTCGCCGCTGGAGCAGCGCCTGATGTCGGAAACCGCGACGCTGCCGGGGGCGAAGATGCAGATCGCCCTGGAGCAGGCGCGGTTCATGCGGATGCTGGTGGCGATCACCGGCGCCCGCCGTTGTCTGGAAATCGGCACCTTCACGGGCTTCAGCGCTCTGGCTGTGGCGCAGGCTCTGCCTGAAGACGGCACGCTGCTGACCCTGGACCTGAACCCGGAAACCACCGCTATCGCCCGGCGTTACTGGGATGAGGCAGGTGTCGGCGGGAAGATCACCGCGCGAATCGGCCCGGCGCTGGAGGCGGTGGCGATGTTGCTTGAAGACCATGAAGCCGGCTTCGACTTCATCTTCATCGATGCCGACAAGGCCAACTACCCCAGGTACTTCGAACTGTGCGTTGAACTGATCCACCCGGGCGGACTCATTCTGGTGGACAATGTATTGTGGTCGGGACGGGTCGTGGACGGCGACGATCACAGCGCAGACACGGAAGGCATTCGGGCTTTCAACAGACTGGTACGGGACGAGCCACGGGTAGATCATTGCGTGATTCCGCTCGCCGACGGGCTCACCCTCGCCAGGCGATTACCAGGGTGA
- a CDS encoding TIGR04211 family SH3 domain-containing protein: MSSRLVMLLLLLLAFMLLPGLTQAQQTRYISDELALDMRSGPGNQYRIQQMVPAGTPVTALEDSQGWTRVQLSGGREGWVLTRLLTDTPSARSQLDRVQQNASQLQARNEELTVDLEEARQRLSMLETALTETTSERDTLGRQVEQAQQGLQLHDENQEMRKQVIDLQREIQDLTHEIDRLQDRNDQRWFLVGGFVLFFGLLLGLILPKLGWRRRNSWSSGSL; the protein is encoded by the coding sequence TTGTCTTCAAGACTGGTTATGTTGCTGTTGCTGTTGCTGGCTTTCATGCTCTTGCCCGGGCTGACGCAGGCTCAGCAGACCCGATACATCAGCGATGAACTGGCTCTGGACATGCGCTCCGGGCCAGGCAACCAGTATCGGATTCAGCAGATGGTGCCCGCAGGCACGCCGGTCACTGCATTGGAGGACTCCCAGGGCTGGACCCGCGTACAGCTCAGTGGTGGACGGGAAGGCTGGGTGCTGACCCGACTGCTCACTGATACCCCCAGCGCCCGCTCGCAGCTCGATCGCGTTCAGCAGAACGCATCCCAGTTGCAGGCCCGCAACGAAGAACTCACCGTCGATCTGGAAGAGGCACGGCAACGCCTGTCCATGCTGGAGACGGCGCTGACCGAGACCACCAGTGAGCGGGATACCCTCGGCCGGCAGGTGGAGCAGGCGCAGCAGGGTCTGCAACTCCACGACGAGAACCAGGAAATGCGCAAGCAGGTGATTGACCTGCAGCGCGAGATCCAGGATCTCACCCACGAAATCGACCGGCTACAGGATCGCAACGACCAGCGCTGGTTTCTGGTGGGCGGTTTCGTACTGTTCTTCGGTCTGCTCCTGGGGCTGATTCTGCCCAAGCTCGGTTGGCGTCGCCGTAACAGCTGGAGTTCGGGTAGCCTGTAG
- a CDS encoding rubredoxin: MKSYMCVICGWVYEEAEGLPDEGIKPGTRWEDIPKDFTCPECGATKDDFEMVEI, from the coding sequence TTGAAATCCTACATGTGCGTGATTTGCGGATGGGTGTACGAAGAAGCGGAAGGTCTGCCGGACGAAGGCATCAAGCCCGGCACGCGCTGGGAGGATATCCCCAAGGATTTCACCTGCCCCGAATGTGGCGCCACCAAGGACGATTTCGAGATGGTGGAAATTTAG
- a CDS encoding dihydrofolate reductase — translation MISLIAALNRNHVIGRDNALPWHAPADLRHFRQVTMGKPMIMGRRNHESIGRALPGRKNIVLTRDPLYVADGCQVANSVDQALALAEGADEVMIIGGAEIYALFMPRVDRMYLTWVDNNEAGDTHFPPFDATAWSVIDERQVPANADSPFALTFQTLEAIATGR, via the coding sequence ATGATTTCTCTGATCGCGGCATTGAATCGAAACCATGTGATCGGCCGGGACAACGCCCTGCCCTGGCACGCCCCCGCCGACCTGCGGCACTTCCGGCAGGTGACCATGGGCAAGCCCATGATCATGGGGCGCCGTAACCATGAATCCATAGGCCGCGCCCTGCCCGGCCGCAAGAATATCGTGCTCACCCGCGACCCACTCTACGTGGCCGACGGCTGCCAGGTGGCGAACAGCGTCGATCAGGCCCTGGCGCTGGCCGAGGGTGCCGACGAGGTGATGATCATCGGCGGGGCAGAGATCTATGCCCTGTTCATGCCCCGCGTCGATCGCATGTACCTCACCTGGGTGGATAATAACGAGGCCGGCGACACCCACTTCCCGCCCTTCGACGCGACGGCCTGGTCCGTCATTGACGAGCGACAAGTGCCCGCCAACGCGGACTCCCCCTTCGCGCTTACATTCCAGACCCTAGAAGCTATTGCAACAGGCAGGTAA
- the lgt gene encoding prolipoprotein diacylglyceryl transferase codes for MLTYPDIDPVAISLGPVAIHWYGLMYLFGFIAGWWLGWVRAARPDTPLQPPQVADLLFYVAFGIIAGGRLGYILFYDTANVLADPLRLIRVWEGGMSFHGGLIGVLIGCWLYARKLGIGFMQLMDFVAPLVPVGLGLGRIGNFINGELWGKPTEVAWGMVYPPLGEVARHPSQLYQFLLEGVVLFTVLWLYSAKPRPTMAVSGLFLALYGTFRFIVEFVRLPDAHIGYLAFGWVTMGQVLSLPMILLGLILLAVAYRGAASAKV; via the coding sequence ATGCTCACCTATCCCGACATCGATCCAGTCGCCATCAGCCTCGGCCCCGTGGCAATCCACTGGTACGGACTCATGTACCTGTTCGGCTTCATTGCCGGCTGGTGGCTGGGCTGGGTCAGGGCAGCGCGCCCCGACACACCGTTGCAACCGCCCCAGGTGGCGGACCTGCTGTTCTACGTGGCCTTCGGCATCATCGCTGGGGGTCGGCTGGGATACATCCTGTTTTACGACACCGCCAACGTGCTGGCCGATCCGCTGCGGCTGATCCGCGTCTGGGAAGGCGGCATGAGCTTCCACGGCGGGCTGATCGGCGTACTCATCGGTTGCTGGCTGTACGCACGGAAGCTCGGCATCGGCTTCATGCAGCTGATGGACTTCGTCGCCCCCCTGGTGCCAGTGGGGCTCGGTCTGGGACGCATTGGCAATTTCATCAACGGAGAACTCTGGGGCAAGCCCACCGAGGTCGCCTGGGGTATGGTCTACCCGCCCCTGGGCGAAGTGGCGCGGCACCCATCGCAGCTCTACCAGTTTCTGCTGGAAGGGGTGGTCTTGTTCACGGTGCTGTGGCTCTACTCGGCCAAGCCGCGCCCGACCATGGCAGTGTCCGGACTGTTCCTGGCGCTGTACGGCACGTTCCGCTTCATTGTCGAATTCGTGCGCCTGCCAGACGCGCATATCGGCTACCTGGCGTTTGGCTGGGTCACCATGGGGCAGGTGCTGTCCCTGCCCATGATCCTGCTCGGCCTGATTCTGCTCGCGGTAGCATACCGTGGGGCAGCATCGGCCAAGGTCTGA